Proteins co-encoded in one Inquilinus sp. Marseille-Q2685 genomic window:
- the moaB gene encoding molybdenum cofactor biosynthesis protein B, producing MPGRIDESRPFIAVNIALLTVSDTRTAADDKSGDTLAERIAAAGHAVRERRIVKDDQAAIEAQLRAWIADSEIDVVVATGGTGVTGRDVTPEAFHAVYEKHIPGFGELFRWLSYDKIGTSTIQSRATAGVAGGTYLFALPGSPSACRDAWDLILKDQLDNRFRPCNFVELMPRLREK from the coding sequence ATGCCGGGCCGGATCGACGAGTCACGCCCGTTCATCGCCGTCAACATCGCGCTCCTGACCGTGTCCGACACGCGCACCGCCGCCGACGACAAGTCCGGCGACACGCTGGCCGAGCGCATCGCCGCGGCCGGCCATGCGGTGCGCGAGCGGCGCATCGTCAAGGACGACCAGGCGGCGATCGAGGCGCAGCTCAGGGCCTGGATCGCCGATTCGGAGATCGACGTGGTGGTCGCCACCGGCGGCACCGGCGTCACCGGCCGCGACGTGACGCCGGAGGCCTTCCACGCGGTCTACGAGAAGCACATCCCGGGATTCGGCGAGCTGTTCCGCTGGCTGTCCTACGACAAGATCGGCACCTCGACGATCCAGAGCCGGGCGACCGCGGGCGTCGCCGGCGGCACCTATCTGTTCGCGCTGCCGGGCTCTCCCTCCGCCTGCCGCGACGCCTGGGACCTGATCCTGAAGGACCAGCTCGACAACCGGTTCCGGCCCTGCAATTTCGTCGAGCTGATGCCGCGCCTCCGCGAGAAATGA
- the glcE gene encoding glycolate oxidase subunit GlcE — translation MTETLKPETDDQVLEIVRWALAGEVPLELVGRGSKRGFGRPVQAAHALDLSGLAGIEVYEPEELVLTARPGTPMAEIEAALAARGQALAFEPPDLGPLYGGPAGAGTLGGTVGCNLSGPRRLKAGAARDHVLGIEAVSGRGQAFKSGGRVVKNVTGYDLPKLLTGAFGTLAAMTRITVKVLPASETVRTLAVTGLDDAAGVAVLTRALTSPYEVSGAAHLPAGILGAAARSLVRIEGFGPSVDSRVAALSQLLGEAGHLTVLDPGESVDLWRRIRDVAAFADDDRAVWRVSVAPTAGPQVAAAAGGAHYFDWGGGLVWIAVPADGDARAAAIRAAVAAAGGGHATLVRAPAGLRAALPVFEPQPPALEALGRRVREAFDPKGILSPGRMTA, via the coding sequence ATGACCGAGACGCTGAAGCCCGAGACCGACGACCAGGTGCTCGAGATCGTCCGCTGGGCCTTGGCCGGCGAGGTGCCGCTGGAGCTGGTCGGCCGCGGCAGCAAACGCGGCTTCGGCCGGCCGGTGCAGGCGGCGCATGCGCTCGATCTCTCCGGCCTCGCCGGAATCGAGGTCTACGAGCCGGAGGAGCTGGTGCTGACCGCCCGCCCCGGCACGCCGATGGCGGAGATTGAGGCGGCGCTGGCCGCCCGCGGCCAGGCCCTGGCTTTCGAGCCTCCGGATCTCGGCCCGCTCTACGGCGGCCCGGCCGGCGCCGGCACGCTCGGCGGCACCGTCGGCTGCAACCTGTCGGGGCCGCGCCGGCTGAAGGCCGGCGCCGCGCGGGACCATGTGCTGGGGATCGAGGCCGTCTCCGGCCGCGGACAGGCCTTCAAATCCGGCGGCCGGGTGGTCAAGAACGTCACCGGTTACGACTTGCCGAAGCTGCTGACGGGCGCCTTCGGCACGCTGGCCGCCATGACCCGGATCACGGTCAAGGTGCTGCCGGCGTCGGAGACGGTGCGCACCCTCGCGGTCACCGGGCTGGACGACGCGGCCGGCGTCGCCGTGCTGACCCGGGCGCTGACCAGCCCCTACGAGGTCTCGGGCGCCGCCCATCTGCCGGCCGGCATCCTCGGCGCCGCCGCCCGAAGCCTGGTGCGGATCGAGGGCTTCGGCCCCTCGGTCGACAGCCGTGTGGCGGCGCTGTCGCAGCTGCTGGGGGAGGCCGGGCATCTCACCGTGCTCGACCCCGGCGAATCGGTCGATCTCTGGCGCCGGATCCGCGACGTCGCGGCCTTCGCCGACGATGACCGGGCCGTGTGGCGGGTCTCGGTGGCGCCGACCGCCGGGCCGCAGGTCGCGGCCGCCGCCGGCGGCGCGCATTACTTCGACTGGGGCGGCGGGCTGGTCTGGATCGCCGTTCCTGCCGACGGCGACGCCAGGGCCGCCGCGATCCGGGCGGCGGTCGCGGCCGCGGGCGGCGGGCACGCGACGCTGGTCCGGGCCCCGGCCGGGCTGCGCGCCGCGCTGCCGGTGTTCGAACCGCAGCCGCCGGCGCTGGAAGCGCTGGGCCGCCGGGTGCGCGAGGCCTTCGACCCGAAGGGAATCCTGTCGCCGGGGCGCATGACGGCCTGA
- the irrA gene encoding iron response transcriptional regulator IrrA: protein MTDAHDTVPIDRLIEAGLRPTRQRVALARLLFDGCDRHVTAEALHGEALAAGQAMALATVYNTLHQFTEAGLLREVVVEAGRSYFDTNIRDHHHFYHEATGELRDVHGEAVVVSALPEAPAGTRIARVDVVIRLTDDA from the coding sequence ATGACGGACGCTCACGACACCGTCCCCATCGACCGGCTGATCGAGGCCGGGCTGCGGCCGACCCGCCAGCGCGTGGCGCTGGCGCGGCTGCTGTTCGACGGCTGCGACCGCCACGTCACCGCCGAGGCGCTGCACGGCGAGGCGCTGGCGGCCGGCCAGGCCATGGCGCTGGCGACCGTCTACAACACCCTGCACCAGTTCACCGAGGCCGGGCTGCTGCGCGAGGTGGTGGTCGAGGCTGGCCGCTCCTATTTCGACACCAACATCCGCGACCACCATCACTTCTACCACGAGGCCACGGGCGAGCTGCGCGACGTGCATGGCGAGGCGGTGGTGGTCTCGGCCCTGCCCGAGGCGCCGGCCGGCACCCGCATCGCCCGGGTCGACGTGGTGATCCGCCTCACGGATGACGCCTGA
- a CDS encoding phosphatase PAP2 family protein, whose translation MKTIVLLMSIGLLGWWQVVVPLQVIVAAAAFARGRWRLAVFSLAALAMAVAAVAAARAVVDWHPDGFGRIGVVLPSGHSALVVVAVTTVAALAWPRWSRRRIAAAAALILAVGGVMAVSGHTVGDVLVGLALGGVSVLAAGGVARFRWPRRTAPA comes from the coding sequence ATGAAGACAATCGTCCTCCTGATGTCGATCGGCCTGCTCGGCTGGTGGCAGGTGGTCGTGCCGCTGCAGGTCATCGTCGCGGCCGCCGCCTTCGCCCGCGGCCGGTGGCGGCTGGCCGTGTTCAGCCTGGCCGCACTGGCCATGGCGGTGGCTGCGGTCGCGGCCGCGCGGGCGGTCGTCGATTGGCACCCGGACGGCTTCGGCCGGATCGGGGTCGTGCTGCCCAGTGGCCATTCGGCCCTGGTCGTCGTCGCGGTGACGACGGTGGCGGCGCTGGCCTGGCCGCGCTGGTCGCGGCGGCGCATCGCGGCAGCGGCGGCGCTGATCCTGGCCGTCGGCGGGGTCATGGCCGTGAGCGGTCATACGGTCGGGGACGTGCTGGTCGGCCTGGCGCTGGGCGGCGTCTCGGTCCTTGCCGCCGGGGGCGTCGCGCGGTTCCGCTGGCCGCGCCGGACGGCACCGGCCTGA
- a CDS encoding VOC family protein: MTAAPRIDGLLETSLYVADLDRAAAFYEGVLGLRVMLRSPRLVALDAGRQGVLLLFLAGATSEDVVESSGTIPGHEGTGRLHMAFAVPAADLDAWRARLTDAGVDLTGEMAWPRGGTSLYFADPDGHVIELATPGLWPNY; the protein is encoded by the coding sequence ATGACCGCCGCGCCGCGCATCGACGGGCTGCTCGAGACCTCGCTCTACGTCGCCGACCTGGATCGCGCCGCCGCCTTCTACGAAGGGGTGCTGGGCCTGCGCGTGATGCTGCGCAGCCCGCGGCTGGTGGCGCTGGACGCCGGCCGCCAGGGCGTGCTGCTGCTGTTCCTGGCCGGCGCCACCTCCGAGGACGTGGTGGAATCCTCCGGCACCATCCCCGGGCACGAGGGCACGGGGCGGCTGCACATGGCCTTCGCCGTGCCGGCCGCGGATCTCGACGCCTGGCGCGCCCGGCTGACGGACGCCGGTGTCGATTTGACCGGAGAGATGGCGTGGCCGCGCGGCGGCACCAGCCTTTATTTCGCCGACCCCGACGGCCACGTCATCGAGCTGGCCACGCCGGGGCTCTGGCCGAACTACTGA
- a CDS encoding penicillin-binding protein 1A: MSASFSVAAVLLKLLATAAGPELHLPDAGQLAAYQPPETTRIYAADGSLLREYYVENRVVVPLSALPPYLVQAFISAEDQNFRHHHGVDPSGLARAMVANIKNLRHGRRLEGGSTITQQVAKNLLLTNEVSALRKLRELILAFEIEHDFSKDQILEMYLNEIYLGRGAYGVGAASARYFGKPPAELSLSEAAFLAALPKAPNNYNPITRPEAARTRRDYVLDRMAQDGAITAEQAAAAKAEPLAVRAQAPLETVHAPYFAEEVRRSLRRSFGNDQLYRGGLAVRTTLDPRLQLFADRALRAGLERFDRNRGWRGPITNISAMLDLPASAEAVAQAEAAQAPAQPAAQPPAQQGRLLGALSAMGVRLPDQQQPSAAAVAPTAAPKDDRPVWQRFLTGIDRPAQIDGWTLAVVLEVDRQAATIGLEDGSQGRIDRADLTWARRVENGRMGRQVGGADDVLAKGDVIWVQPAGAKTSAPALAAYSLRQVPEVSGALVAIEPFTGKVLAMSGGFDFSLSEFNRATQAQRQPGSAFKPFVYLSALQHGYTPSSLIYDTPISVDQGQGAGRYRPRNYGGGFIGLATLRSGVERSRNVMTVRLLVEMGLQPVKETAEAFGIYQNMPLYPAMGLGAGETTPLKLTTAYATIANGGYQISPYLIERVQDRDGRSLRQQGVVGPDRADCIPCAATSWTGQPAPQRPRGEQLDDPIANYQMISILQGVTQRGTAARLAGLGLPLAGKTGTTNDSNDVWFVGFSPKLAVGIFVGYDKPRSLGAGATGGSIAVPIFSDFIKDALAGDDPGAFAVPPGVSFAYVDRRNGYAAEPGGSDVIMEAFRPGTEPGPPPVADTFGETSQDALTGTGGLY, encoded by the coding sequence ATGTCCGCCAGCTTTTCCGTCGCCGCCGTCCTGCTGAAGCTCCTGGCCACCGCCGCCGGACCCGAGCTGCACCTGCCCGATGCCGGCCAGCTCGCCGCCTATCAGCCGCCCGAGACCACCCGGATCTACGCCGCCGACGGATCGCTGCTGCGCGAATACTATGTCGAGAACCGGGTGGTGGTGCCGCTGTCCGCCCTGCCGCCCTATCTGGTGCAGGCCTTCATCTCGGCCGAGGACCAGAATTTCCGCCACCATCACGGCGTCGACCCGTCCGGCCTGGCCCGCGCCATGGTGGCCAACATCAAGAACCTGCGGCACGGCCGCCGGCTCGAGGGCGGCTCGACCATCACCCAGCAGGTGGCCAAGAACCTGCTGCTGACCAACGAGGTCAGCGCCCTGCGCAAGCTGCGCGAGCTGATCCTGGCCTTCGAGATCGAGCACGACTTCTCCAAGGACCAGATCCTGGAGATGTATCTCAACGAGATCTATCTCGGCCGCGGCGCCTACGGGGTCGGCGCGGCCTCGGCCCGCTATTTCGGCAAGCCGCCGGCCGAGCTGTCGCTGTCCGAGGCGGCGTTCCTCGCGGCGCTGCCGAAGGCGCCGAACAACTACAACCCGATCACCCGGCCGGAGGCCGCGCGCACCCGCCGCGACTACGTGCTCGACCGCATGGCCCAGGACGGCGCCATCACCGCCGAGCAGGCCGCCGCCGCCAAGGCCGAGCCGCTGGCGGTGCGGGCCCAGGCGCCGCTGGAAACCGTGCACGCCCCCTATTTCGCCGAGGAGGTTCGCCGGTCGCTGCGCCGCTCCTTCGGCAACGACCAGCTCTATCGCGGCGGGCTGGCGGTGCGCACCACGCTCGACCCGCGGCTGCAGCTCTTCGCCGACCGGGCGCTGCGCGCCGGGCTCGAGCGCTTCGACCGCAACCGCGGCTGGCGCGGGCCGATCACCAACATCTCGGCCATGCTCGATCTGCCGGCCTCGGCCGAGGCCGTGGCGCAGGCCGAGGCCGCCCAGGCGCCGGCCCAGCCGGCCGCCCAGCCCCCCGCACAGCAGGGACGGCTGCTCGGCGCGCTGTCGGCAATGGGCGTGCGCCTGCCGGACCAGCAGCAGCCATCGGCGGCCGCGGTCGCCCCGACCGCCGCGCCGAAGGACGACCGGCCGGTGTGGCAGCGCTTCCTGACCGGCATCGACCGGCCGGCCCAGATCGACGGCTGGACCCTGGCCGTGGTGCTGGAGGTCGACCGCCAGGCCGCCACCATCGGGCTGGAGGATGGCAGCCAGGGCCGCATCGACCGCGCCGACCTGACCTGGGCCCGCCGGGTCGAGAACGGCCGCATGGGCCGCCAGGTCGGCGGCGCCGACGACGTGCTGGCCAAGGGCGACGTGATCTGGGTGCAGCCGGCCGGGGCCAAGACCTCGGCGCCGGCGTTGGCCGCCTATTCGCTGCGCCAGGTGCCGGAGGTGTCGGGCGCGCTGGTCGCCATCGAGCCCTTCACCGGCAAGGTGCTGGCGATGTCGGGCGGCTTCGACTTCTCGCTCAGCGAGTTCAACCGCGCCACCCAGGCGCAGCGCCAGCCGGGCTCGGCCTTCAAGCCCTTCGTCTATCTCTCGGCGCTGCAGCACGGCTACACCCCGTCCAGCCTGATCTACGACACGCCGATCTCGGTCGACCAGGGCCAGGGCGCCGGCCGCTACCGGCCGCGCAACTACGGCGGCGGCTTCATCGGCCTCGCTACGCTGCGTTCGGGCGTCGAGCGGTCGCGCAACGTCATGACGGTGCGCCTCCTGGTCGAGATGGGCCTGCAGCCGGTCAAGGAGACGGCGGAGGCCTTCGGCATCTACCAGAACATGCCGCTGTATCCGGCGATGGGCCTGGGCGCCGGCGAGACCACGCCGCTGAAGCTGACCACGGCCTATGCCACGATCGCCAATGGCGGCTACCAGATCAGCCCCTATCTGATCGAGCGGGTGCAGGACCGCGACGGCCGCAGCCTGCGGCAGCAGGGCGTCGTGGGACCGGACCGGGCCGACTGCATCCCCTGCGCCGCGACCTCCTGGACCGGCCAGCCGGCGCCGCAGCGGCCGCGCGGGGAACAGCTGGACGACCCGATCGCCAACTACCAGATGATCTCGATCCTGCAGGGCGTCACCCAGCGCGGCACCGCCGCCCGGCTCGCCGGCCTCGGCCTGCCGCTGGCCGGCAAGACCGGCACCACCAACGATTCGAACGACGTCTGGTTCGTGGGATTCTCGCCGAAGCTCGCGGTCGGCATCTTCGTCGGCTACGACAAGCCGCGCAGCCTGGGCGCCGGCGCCACCGGCGGCTCGATCGCGGTGCCGATCTTCAGCGACTTCATCAAGGACGCGCTGGCCGGGGACGACCCCGGCGCCTTCGCAGTGCCGCCCGGGGTCAGCTTCGCCTATGTCGACCGCCGCAACGGCTATGCGGCGGAGCCGGGCGGGTCGGATGTGATCATGGAGGCGTTCCGCCCCGGCACCGAGCCCGGCCCGCCGCCGGTCGCCGACACCTTCGGCGAGACCAGCCAGGATGCGCTGACAGGAACGGGCGGTCTTTACTGA
- the glcF gene encoding glycolate oxidase subunit GlcF — translation MQTHFSLAQLADPDNAVSEQILRTCVHCGFCLATCPTYTVLGDELDSPRGRIYQIKSMLEGGGPAPASVAKHLDRCLSCLSCMTTCPSGVHYMHLVDHGRAVVEKTYRRPLQDRAIRALLAAVLPRPRLFRLALMGAMAARPVARLLPRRLRAMLALAPRRLPPPSPVDRPQVFAAEGPRKRRVALLSGCAQTVLDPAINEATIRLLTRHGVEVVVAPGAGCCGSLTHHMGREEAALASARANIEAWGRVLEEGGLDAIVVNTSGCGTTVKDYGHMFRADPAWAGRAARISALAKDVTELMDEIGLNPPARPGGQAVAYHSACSMQHGQRIAAPPRRLLAAAGFELREVPDGHLCCGSAGTYNLLQPEIADELRARKVRAVESTGAAIVAAGNIGCITQIGLGTALPVVHTVELLDWATGGPKPAALKLAPAAA, via the coding sequence GTGCAGACTCATTTCTCGCTGGCGCAACTGGCCGATCCGGACAATGCGGTCTCGGAACAGATCCTGCGCACCTGCGTGCACTGCGGCTTCTGCCTCGCCACCTGCCCGACCTACACGGTGCTGGGCGACGAACTCGACAGCCCGCGCGGCCGCATCTACCAGATCAAGTCGATGCTGGAGGGCGGCGGCCCGGCGCCGGCCAGCGTCGCCAAGCATCTCGACCGCTGCCTGTCCTGCCTGTCCTGCATGACCACCTGCCCCTCGGGCGTGCACTACATGCACTTGGTCGATCACGGCCGTGCGGTGGTGGAGAAAACCTATCGCCGGCCGCTGCAGGATCGGGCGATCCGGGCGCTGCTGGCGGCCGTGCTGCCGCGGCCGCGGCTGTTCCGCTTGGCGCTGATGGGGGCGATGGCGGCCCGGCCGGTGGCGAGGCTTCTGCCCAGGCGGCTGCGCGCCATGCTGGCCCTGGCGCCGCGCCGGCTGCCGCCGCCCAGCCCGGTCGACCGGCCGCAGGTCTTCGCCGCCGAAGGGCCGCGCAAGCGGCGGGTGGCGCTGCTGTCCGGCTGTGCCCAGACCGTGCTGGACCCGGCGATCAACGAGGCGACGATCCGCCTGCTGACCCGTCACGGGGTCGAGGTGGTGGTGGCGCCGGGCGCCGGCTGCTGCGGGTCGCTGACCCACCATATGGGACGGGAGGAGGCGGCGCTGGCCTCGGCCCGGGCGAACATCGAGGCCTGGGGCCGCGTCCTGGAGGAGGGCGGCCTCGACGCCATCGTGGTCAACACGTCCGGCTGCGGCACTACGGTCAAGGATTACGGCCACATGTTCCGCGCCGACCCGGCCTGGGCCGGGCGCGCGGCCAGGATCTCGGCCCTGGCGAAGGACGTCACCGAGCTGATGGACGAGATCGGGCTGAACCCGCCGGCGCGGCCGGGCGGCCAGGCCGTGGCCTACCATTCCGCCTGTTCGATGCAGCACGGCCAGCGCATCGCGGCGCCGCCGCGCCGCCTGCTGGCCGCCGCGGGGTTCGAGCTGCGCGAGGTGCCGGACGGGCATCTCTGCTGCGGCTCCGCCGGCACCTACAACCTGCTGCAGCCGGAGATCGCGGACGAGCTGCGGGCGCGCAAGGTGCGGGCGGTGGAAAGCACCGGGGCCGCGATCGTCGCCGCCGGCAATATCGGCTGCATCACCCAGATCGGCCTCGGCACCGCCCTGCCGGTGGTGCACACGGTCGAGCTGCTGGACTGGGCCACCGGGGGGCCGAAACCGGCTGCCCTGAAGCTCGCCCCGGCGGCCGCCTGA
- a CDS encoding uracil-DNA glycosylase, which translates to MDRISESAVQPAEIIALLRWYQDAGVDETIGDDPGALGRPRKAAAPTAVQMAPAPQPAPAAPAPQVRAVGAAAVLPGSDAATGDARRIAAGCSTLEELAAALAAFDGCGLKATATQMVFADGNPEADIMIVGEAPGAEEDRLGKPFVGQSGKLLDRMLAAIGLDRTTVYISNIVNWRPPGNRQPNAAEIAISLPFIERHIALMQPKILLCAGGTSAAALLATREGITRIHGRWFDRSFPDLPAPVPTMPIYHPAFILRQPSMKRDVWRDLLVLKHRMKELGCGFASAG; encoded by the coding sequence ATGGACAGGATCAGCGAATCAGCCGTGCAGCCCGCCGAGATCATCGCCCTGCTGAGATGGTACCAGGACGCTGGCGTCGACGAGACGATCGGCGACGATCCGGGCGCGCTCGGGCGTCCTCGCAAGGCCGCGGCGCCGACGGCGGTCCAGATGGCGCCGGCGCCGCAGCCCGCCCCCGCCGCCCCGGCCCCCCAGGTCCGCGCGGTCGGCGCGGCCGCGGTGCTGCCGGGCAGCGACGCCGCCACCGGCGACGCCCGCCGCATCGCCGCCGGCTGCAGCACGCTGGAGGAGCTGGCGGCGGCGCTGGCCGCCTTCGACGGCTGCGGGCTGAAGGCCACCGCCACCCAGATGGTCTTCGCCGACGGCAACCCCGAAGCCGACATCATGATCGTCGGCGAGGCGCCGGGGGCGGAGGAGGACCGGCTTGGCAAGCCCTTCGTCGGCCAGTCCGGCAAGCTGCTGGACCGCATGCTGGCGGCGATCGGGCTCGACCGCACCACCGTCTACATCTCCAACATCGTCAACTGGCGGCCGCCCGGCAACCGCCAGCCGAACGCGGCGGAGATCGCGATCTCGCTGCCCTTCATCGAGCGCCACATCGCGCTGATGCAGCCGAAGATCCTGCTCTGCGCCGGCGGCACCTCGGCCGCCGCGCTGCTGGCGACGCGCGAGGGCATCACCCGCATCCATGGCCGCTGGTTCGACCGGTCCTTCCCGGACCTGCCGGCGCCGGTGCCGACCATGCCGATCTATCATCCCGCCTTCATCCTGCGGCAGCCCAGCATGAAGCGCGACGTCTGGCGCGACCTGCTGGTGCTGAAGCACCGGATGAAGGAGCTGGGCTGCGGCTTCGCGTCCGCCGGCTGA
- a CDS encoding electron transfer flavoprotein-ubiquinone oxidoreductase, which produces MERESMEYDVVIVGAGPAGLAAAIRLKQKAAETGREVSVCVLEKGSEVGAHILSGAVLDPRALNELIPDWKEKGAPLDTPVAQDEFHYYTSVSSFRLPNFGLPKELHNHGNYIVSMGLVTRWLAQQAEALGVEIYPGFAAAEVLYHEDGSVKGVATGDMGIGKDGQPTGNYTPGMELHAKYTLIGEGVRGSLAKILMERFALRADCDPQTFGLGVKELWEVKPENHRPGLVQHGFGWPLDNETYGGSWVYHFGENLVSIGYVVALDYKNPYLSPFEEFQRFKTHPLIRPTLEGGKRLAYGGRAINEGGLQSIPKLTFPGGCLIGCSAGFVNVPRIKGNHTAMKSGMVCAEAVFDALAEGREGHDEVTAYPERLKASWLWQELTVVRNCRPAFRWGTILGTLYSGLELWTRGKLPWTLHHKHADNETLRPAAQSKKIDYPKPDGVITFDRLSSVFLSNTNHEENQPSHLKLKDPSVPIAYTLKVFDEPAQRYCPAGVYEVVRNEDGSDPRFVINAQNCVHCKTCDIKDPKQNIVWTVPEGGGGPNYQMM; this is translated from the coding sequence ATGGAACGCGAATCGATGGAGTACGACGTCGTGATCGTGGGCGCGGGGCCGGCGGGCCTCGCGGCAGCGATCCGGCTGAAGCAGAAGGCGGCGGAGACGGGGCGCGAGGTCAGCGTCTGCGTGCTGGAGAAGGGGTCGGAGGTCGGCGCCCACATCCTGTCGGGCGCGGTCCTGGACCCGCGCGCCCTGAACGAGCTGATCCCCGACTGGAAGGAGAAGGGGGCGCCGCTGGACACGCCGGTGGCGCAGGACGAGTTCCACTACTACACCAGCGTCAGCAGCTTCCGCCTGCCCAATTTCGGCCTGCCGAAGGAGCTGCACAACCACGGCAACTACATCGTCAGCATGGGCTTGGTGACGCGCTGGCTGGCGCAGCAGGCCGAGGCGCTGGGGGTCGAGATCTATCCCGGCTTCGCCGCGGCGGAGGTGCTGTACCACGAAGATGGTTCGGTCAAGGGCGTGGCCACCGGCGACATGGGCATCGGCAAGGACGGCCAGCCGACCGGCAACTACACGCCGGGCATGGAGCTGCACGCCAAATACACGCTGATCGGCGAGGGCGTGCGCGGGTCGCTGGCCAAGATCCTGATGGAGCGCTTCGCCCTGCGCGCCGACTGCGACCCGCAGACCTTCGGCCTGGGCGTGAAGGAGCTGTGGGAGGTGAAGCCGGAGAACCACCGGCCCGGCCTGGTGCAGCACGGCTTCGGCTGGCCGCTGGACAACGAGACCTATGGCGGCAGCTGGGTCTACCATTTCGGCGAGAACCTGGTCTCGATCGGCTATGTCGTCGCGCTGGACTACAAGAACCCGTACCTGTCGCCCTTCGAGGAGTTCCAGCGCTTCAAGACGCACCCGCTGATCCGGCCCACGCTGGAGGGCGGCAAGCGCCTGGCCTATGGCGGCCGCGCCATCAACGAGGGCGGGCTGCAGTCGATCCCGAAGCTGACCTTCCCGGGCGGCTGCCTGATCGGCTGCTCCGCCGGCTTCGTCAACGTGCCGCGGATCAAGGGCAACCACACCGCGATGAAGAGCGGCATGGTCTGCGCCGAGGCGGTGTTCGACGCCCTGGCCGAGGGCCGCGAGGGCCATGACGAGGTGACGGCCTATCCGGAGCGGCTGAAGGCGAGCTGGCTGTGGCAGGAGCTGACGGTGGTGCGCAACTGCCGCCCGGCCTTCCGCTGGGGCACCATCCTGGGCACGCTCTATTCCGGCCTCGAGCTGTGGACCCGCGGCAAGCTGCCCTGGACCCTGCACCACAAGCATGCGGACAACGAGACGCTGCGACCGGCCGCCCAGTCGAAGAAGATCGACTATCCGAAGCCGGACGGGGTGATCACCTTCGACCGCCTCTCCTCGGTGTTCCTGTCGAACACCAACCATGAGGAGAACCAGCCGTCGCATCTGAAGCTGAAGGACCCGTCGGTCCCGATCGCCTACACCTTGAAGGTGTTCGACGAGCCGGCGCAGCGCTACTGCCCGGCCGGGGTGTACGAGGTGGTGCGCAACGAGGACGGCAGCGACCCGCGCTTCGTGATCAACGCGCAGAACTGCGTGCACTGCAAGACCTGCGACATCAAGGACCCGAAGCAGAACATCGTCTGGACCGTGCCGGAGGGCGGCGGCGGCCCGAACTACCAGATGATGTAG
- a CDS encoding GlsB/YeaQ/YmgE family stress response membrane protein → MGIIGTIIIGFVIGLVAKFLMPGRDPGGFIITILLGIAGSVVGGWLGLQLGIVPESGFGRFLLGVVGAIVLLIIYRIIAGRSSSAG, encoded by the coding sequence ATGGGCATCATCGGCACCATCATCATCGGTTTCGTCATCGGTCTGGTCGCCAAGTTCCTGATGCCCGGGCGCGACCCGGGCGGTTTCATCATCACCATCCTTCTCGGCATCGCCGGGTCGGTGGTCGGCGGCTGGCTCGGCCTGCAACTCGGCATCGTGCCGGAGAGCGGCTTCGGCCGTTTCCTGCTGGGCGTGGTCGGCGCCATCGTGCTGCTGATCATCTACCGGATCATCGCTGGCCGCAGCAGCAGCGCCGGCTGA